The window ACGTACACAGCATTGGACAACCCCTTCGCGGGCCCGGTCCGGCACAAAGATTCACACATCAgcatttattgaaaaatagaatcagtatttgaatatatatagatattacaGAGGTTCTAAATGGCATAATTCACTCAAGATTGGCTgttgaaaaaagattttcgCGTACAAATACACGAGTGGAAATACGCCTTTTCGCTACGCAGCATGTGAGGTTTGCATTTTAATCGGAGCCTTTGATGAGTTATGGTTCGACGCGGCGTCGCGGGTCTCCGCGCGGGTGCTGTCCGCCAATACTTCAGATCGAAGATAAGAGCGCGGCAACCAGTCGAACCCAACAGATCCTCCTTCCGGTACACAGTCGGCGAGTCCCGTGCGCTAAACTGCGACAGAATGGCACTGTTCAGAGCAATTACCAACCAAACTATCCATTCCAACAAGGTAAATACATCCGCTCTAGACAGCGCCGGTTCCGAATTATCGCGTTCGGACGGCTTTAGACGGTCAGATACGGAATTGAGCGCGTTTGAACGCCGGCAACTCTTGACCGCTGCCGGCTTGGAAGTACTCGTTCTCATCCGTCACGGTCACATTCATTATGCGGGTCAAGTTAAAACGATCATTGCTCATTTAAAATCGTTGAAATCAGAGTCTTATGTTTGACGTTGCGACCAATTCAAACCCGAacattgaaaaacattttcaaattggcGACATTTTTGCTTGCTGTGCGTTTGTAAATTTCCTATGACCTTCTTGTCCTTCCTTCCAATaagtctatttcaacctgacttgagagcattccgggtggcctagctcactaatttttggtagtacatacccgtcttaataggaccagaaaggactggcagtcgacctaaatcatcattttttaatccatttgaaactctgttgaaggatatccaaaaattcttcactgaaaggggttaaatgaagagacgtgactccatgatttgaaagtttaacaatatgtttctaTGCCTACGTATAAaatttcagttggtaggcatggagacatattgttaaactttcacatcatggagtctcttttctctcaggaacccctctcaatgcagattttttggatattcttcaatacagtttgaaatggattaaaaaatgatgatttaggtcgactacCAATGCATTCTGGTCCTGATAAGACtattatcaggtatgtactaccaaaactgactgagctaggccaccctttatgctctcaagtcaggttgaaatagacattagttcCTTGTCTTGTTTTGTAGAGGCAGAGGGAAGTAGAAATTCATTCTCCCCgccagggattcgaacctgatggcatcgagattgccacggtacgaactagaccgagtgcgcaggttagatgatgtcattaccagccaatcagatatgcCGTtatattttagcccgggttttcccgtttatagttcttccgtgaaatctacctcagcgattatacaacgagcaatctgattggtgctgcAAGTTTTCATGCCGCAAAGATGcacatgtacctgcgcacccggtctagtgtggcaggggttcgtgctatggctgagtgtagcgatgtcatcaggttcgaatccctgccaaggGAGGATGGTAGAAATTTAGCTCGATGGATCTAGTGATTTTAGTTATTTTTGACATAGGCTTAAAGATATTTATTCAGTTTGATACACCAAAAACCTGGGCCCTGTATTATAGACTGGTTTAATCTTTTAGGctacccgggggctaactggattgaaaatgaattcttagcccgggttaaagttaataccagtcaaTAAAACCAGCCCaagtattatctttaacccgggggctaactcgattgaaaatgaattgagtaagccccgggttaaagataataccagtcaaTAAAACCAGCCCaagtattatctttaacccgggggctaactcgattgaaaatgaattgagttaaccccgggttaaagttaataccagtcaataaaaccgggccctaaTGATTAGAGTTAATTGAgtcatttttgttttctgCAGGTGTTGTTACCAGCGATAACCGCAGCGTCCAGATATATCAGCTCTGATACTTGCGTAAGTATTCCGTTCTTCGGCGGTATTCTTCGATTCTAAAACAATtgacaccccccccccccccccccccccgaataAAATCCTTTTTGATTTGGATTAACGTCACCTAAATACTAAacttagaaattcatttgtatattattgaatatagatttatgagatatagaattactgatgttgtgTGCAGATCAAAAGCTTTAAATCAGTCCTTGTGTAATTATGATTAGGCCTAACTTACCAAATTAAAGGAAACTTAATCAGTCCACTTATTAGTGCATTAGTCAACGTTGGCTGATTTATTGGAATTAGTTTTAGTGTTAttttagccaatcaaaaactttaaagcaGTCCTAGAGTAAATAGCTAGAATTAGTTCACTTTGTCTAATTTAATTTGATGTAAATATCTGTGTtactttaagattaaaaagatttaatttggggggggggcaattgtcctgaCACCGGTATTCTTCACCGCGCCTCGTTTTGCCTTTTTGTGGAACTGGCCCCGAAGGTCTTAAAGGAATTAAAGCTGATTATCTCCTCAGTCGCGACGGTTTCGACTGGGCCTCGGGATAGATCCAGTTGACTCGGATATCGTTCGACCGACTAGCCTAAAATTGGCTGAAGCTGAAATGGGGCATCGAGAGCGAGGGTCTGGCGGTTAAAAGGGTATAATTCGGGGCCGGTAACTTGCGGGTAAACGTTAGATTCAGGTCGACTTGAGCCATTTGCTTTAAGGTAACCAGTCCAGATAAAGTGAAACGTAAAAGAGttatcagggtggccactcgTGTGGAATTCAGAGTTGCCACTTCTCCGGATTTCTCCGGTATtccggatttaaaaaaaaaacaatttcatttccggattttcgggagaagtcaaataactacaaaagaaaacagcgcgaaaaaaataaaatcaattcgggATTCGACCCTAAACATCAAAACGTGACGGCTCTGTAGAGGGTTTGAAAAAGCCTTATTGTGCTGCCACGTAGTGGCAACAACCCCGCAGTACACGAATAAACCAAGATGACGCGACTATCGAAATCGACTGACGCTTCGTTTGTTTTTGGCTCTGGTTTATGTATGAGGTGTATTTGACGGAACCAATCGCTAAAAATGATCTATATGCGGTAATGAAAGTGAGGCCTATAACGCGTATTGCGCCAGAACGCATCTCCTGGCGTTCTAATTTCAGACCCCCGACTTATTTTCCGGATTTTTAGCTTCACATAAGTGGCAACTCTGGGAAAATCAGGGACTTTGATTTTCGTTTCAAAAATCATAATATATTCAGGAAATTTTatggaaaaatatcaaaatcatggAAAAGTCGGGGAAAACTGTTTTTTATGCACGTCTAAAATGCATTGCATGCCTTTTCATTGCTGGCTAAAaattcagaatgaaatatagGCCTTCCGTAGTTGAGACAACTTGGGTCATGGAATTCGGTGTTCAGGGAAAAGTAATGGATATaacaaaatcagataaaagTGGCAACCCTGATTATGATTTTAACTAACTTGTATTGTAAGTTACTGGCTTAACTGACATCTGGTGACCCGTTAGCAATTTGTATAATTTgtgtaaaatttgtaaatcaattctaaactgatttcattctggatgatgtttgaaatattcccAGTCTTAGGGTCGAGGAGAGATCTTTTACAAATTGTAATTGATTAGGGCTTTCCGCGAGTGAATTCGCTTTTCACGTTCTTGGTGGGATTCTCGCACCTGGTGTATCGCAGGGCTGCCAACTGtctctgattttcagtatttactTTTGTTGTAAcgtgattgatttgaacagaaatatgaaaggtgtTACTGAGTGTCTTACTGGTGATTaccgattaatttgaacaacagaaatatgataGATGTTTCTTTATAGTCTTATCgtcgattactgattaatttgaacaacagaaatatgataggtgttactgagggtcttactgttgattaacaattaattaggcctataaacaatttcttcaatatttcaatgaaatgttactaaaaagaaattccatttataactgatagtaCATCTTAGAGAGGTCGGCAGCCCCATGGATGTGACTGAGAAGTGAGCATTCATAAGTAGTCTTGTGAGAACCTGAAGACTTTATTAGGCCTCTTAAAACGTGTTCGGTCAGTTTTGAAATGACCGTCGCGGTCAGTACAAGTATTATATAGTTTGCATAGATATATTGTGCCCTCCTGTTGCGGGATCAAAGACATGGACTTTAAGTGTCGTTATCAACGCTTAGTCCTTGTCTAATCTTTTGTGACCTGCCGTAAATAAGGTCGCGGGTTCACATTAAGCAGGAGTTGCCATTATGCACTTAAGTACACTCATTATGTAGTGGAAATATGTACAATTACATAGTGGAAATTTGTACAAAATACCCCTCTGGAACATTTGGGACCAATAAAGAAATTGAGCTAGTTTAAGCCCAACTCGCACACAAAACAGGGAATTAACAGAAACGCAGAAACAAACGTGTTTGATTTAACTATTAAAATTGTTTCTCAAACTATGTTCCAAAGAAATATGTCAATATGTGCCGAGAAGTTCTAGAACTCCTCGTTACTAGATATAGTCACTTGCAGATGACTAGATagtcatttgaaaaattgtgattTGATAAAATTTAATCAACAGCCTAGCGCGCATCACTTCGCCGCGTCAAGTGTCCTAGTGCATGGAATGGCCAAGTGATTAGTCATCCGTCAGTTATTGTTTGACAAATCATGATGTCAGAGCTGTAATTACGACATGTCTGATTCGGGCGCAATCCACCAAAAAATGTGTATTTTCGAGCGCCAAAAGTTTCGTACAGAGCTCATTGCTAAAGGCTTACGGCTGTAAAACGCGTGGTTCAAACAGTCTTGGCCTCTTTATTATAAAGAGGCCACTTGTGtattaatatcttttttcccaAGGTGCTGATACTTTGTAtagaaaatacataaagagtgctctttatgtatttttgttagTATTCATAGACCGGTTTCGAGTTCGCTTATCTGGAATCCAATTTGTTGCCCACAGCCCTCGTTCACGTAGTTTAACTTATTGTCAttcgatattgaaatgaaaacaagTTTTCTGATGATTAATAAAATGAGCTTTGATATTGAATAATTACTTTCAACTGACTCGCACGAAAGATGTTTTCCGATATGTGATAAAACTGTAAAGAGTTGAACGCGTCCTCAAACAATGAATACCATGTTACTTTTTATCTAGAGGTATTTTTTCGCTCGGCTTATGTCGGTCATACTTTAAGAAATGAGAAAGTACAAAGTACAAACTGACTTAAACGCTGTTTGATCTGTTTTAACGTTTGACTTATGTGTCCTAGCACGAACTTTCATTGAAGagcaaatatttttttttgttgaagttTTACTCAATATTGTTTGGTCATATAATTTAAAAGTGGCTGCCATGTATATTATGCTTGATTCATTTGAAGCTAGACAAAAAGGATTTTTTCCAACCCGCTGAGTGTCATTCAAGATGTAGTAAGCAGCAGCTTTgaggtttctttttcccaaacCCGTTGAGCAGGGCATATTTCATTAAGGTTCAAGGAGGTAACCTCTTCCCCTCAACCCAAGTTCCATTCGTGTTGTTTAATTAGCAAGTCTCTTCTTTCCCTTCAGCCAAATGAGCGTAGCTCGGGTTAAGCAGGCCctagatttctttttcaatattaaccctttcagtgttggctaattaataccctatagtgctgaagattatttgaaaattctgaaaaattccaccctagtgtgttgaataacgggaatagcattatagtgcgtctacaccgcagcgcagtgtatcgttacttactaatatttcactatgtttgacaggtgctgccatctttcaagagaaataataagtaattactaattaaatcaacacaccgcagtgcggtgtactagcaaaatccatcactgatttatacaccgcacagcggtgtagacgcactgaaagggttaaagggcAGAAGAGAGAGACCAGAAAAGAATAAATCAGACGAGGAACTCCGCCGCCAGATCCGAATCTGTGAACCGTTGTTGGCGATAGAATTATTCTATCACATGTCTTTCCAATGCTTTGTCTCCTTTTTTTCTGACAGGGCCTGAAAGGTGAGCTGAGCAACCTGATACCCGATCACCAGAAGAAGGTGAAAGAATTTCGAGCGAAGCATGGAGGTACGAAGATCGGTGACATCACCGTCGATATGGTACGTATACGTCAGTTAATAATTCATTACTGTATTGTAGACCCTGCAGagcatcctcacttgccacaagtggaatcttcTATTTTCACAGGAGTAACTGATGTGAAAATAGAATTGTCCTCCTGCACACTAGTAACcactggtggatcctcacttgccagaaGTGGAGTGCactattgctgcagtagtcTTTACACTTCCCTGCTTGCCATTAGTGGAGTCCTCTGTTGCAGcatagttgatgtcctactgcacactagtgacaccttgtggatcctcacttgccagaaGTGTAGAGTCCTTAATTGCACTAGTTAATCTCCAACTAGTGatacctggtggatcctcacttctTGCCACAATGACAACACAAAAGCTgtatcataaatatttaaGACACTATACAGTGAGGTATCATTTTACAGTCTTCGTAATGTTAGACGTATTACAGAACAGCGTGTATGTTTTATCTAGATGTATCATGGTAGACTGTCTATTGTTTTAGATGTACTACGGTACGATATCTGTATTCTTAGATGTATTATTAGGgtacaattttgatatttttagatgTATTGCGGTAAGATGTTTGTATTTTTAGATGTATTACGGTAAGATGTATGTATTTTTAGATGTATTACGGTATGAATTTGGTATTTTTCAGACGTACGGCGGCATGCGGGGAATGAAAGGTCTCGTCTGCGAGACGTCGGTCCTCGATCCCGAAGAGGGCATCCGTTTCCGCGGCTACAGCATCCCCGAGTGTCAGCAGCTTCTGCCGAAAGCGGCTGACGGCGCCGAGCCGCTCCCCGAAGGTCTGTTCTGGCTACTGTGTACTGGCAAAGTGCCAACCGACGAACAAGTGAAACTCGTTTCGCAGGTATAGTAGTGTTAACCCCCTACCATCAGTTCCCTATTTCAGCTAGCCGGTCATCGGACATTGTCCATCTATGCAATGATCTGCTTTCATTTCATCCACATTTTCACTCTTTAACTACTTGATTAAACTCGTTTACGAACTATTCACATCATTTAGGTCAGATTAAAAAGGTGCGTTCACACAAAATtaattagaccggtctaaatttgattcaaattggATCAGACACAATAGATAAGCACTCGGCTTGGATAATTGACCCCTAAAATTTAGGTAAACATTCCCTAAGAAGAACCCTATAAAACGACCTAAAGTTCTGGAGTAACCAATCTGTAGGAAACATGTCGATACTGACTGTGCCCAAAGAGTGACGACTTTCAAACACATTTAGCTTCacccttaaccctttcagtgctgactaaccaataccctatagtgctggagatgattcagaaattttgaaaaattccgccctagtgtgttgaataacgggaataccactatagtgcgtctacaccgcggcgccgTGTaccgttagttactaatatttcactatgtttgacaggtgctgccatctttcaatagagttaaaaactaattacaccactgcagtgtactagcaaaatccatcactgatttgtacaccgcactgcggtgtatacgcactgaaagggttaaaacaaGGCTTCTTCACGCTATGATATTCACAGTTCAATTGTCCGTTAGAAATCAAGCATAGTCGCACGTGAAGAATCCATGTTCTCGCTTTGCTCGTTTCTGTTAACGCTCTCATGTCGGTTCCCTATTTCACCCGGTCTGCTGGAAATCCTTCAATCTTTTGTTACTTTTTTTTTGCCAGGAATGGGCGTCGCGTGCGTCGATACCGCAGCACGTCGTGCAGATGTTGAACTCGTTCCCGAACAACATGCACCCGATGTCTCAGTTCAGCGCGGCGATCACCGCCTTGAACACCGAATCGAAATTCGCGAAGGCCTACTCGGACGGAGTGTCGAAAGCGTCGTACTGGGAGGTAAGCAGCGCGTTGAGAAAGATATACAGATCTAAAGGAATCTTCGATTGCCACTGTTGTAACACTGGTGGAAGAGTCCCCAATCGCTGCCGTAGTAATAGATTTTACTAGCATCCTTGACAGCCAGTGGATTGAGGATTCCTCAactgccacagtagcactcGGAGTTCCTCAATTGCCATCCCCTGCCATGGTAGGATCTAGAATTGCCCCATTGCCGATCGACCAACTATTTTGTAGCAACACCTAGTGGATCCGCACTTgacataagtggaatcctcttgTATGCAGTAATTAACGTCcttactgcacactagcgacacttGGTGGACCCTCacttgccataagtggaatcctcttgTATGGGGTAATTAACgccctactgcacactagcgacaccaggtggatcctcacttgccatgaGTAGAATTCTCAATTGCCACAATATTTCATGTCTTAACTGTAATTTGCGACATGGGGTGGATCTTCAAGCACAAgtgaatcctctattgccgcgaATTTGATAATTAACTGCATCTGACTGGAATCCTCAATTGTGACAGTAGCTGTTGTCCTACTGCACaatagcgacacctggtggatcctcacgtGACAGTTTATGTTGGAAACCTGTCGAGTCGTCACTTTGAAACTAAAATGCTTGTGGCGGATTTACCTTTCAGTACGCATACGAAGACAGCATGGATCTGATCGCGAAACTGCCGACGATCGCCGCGTTGATCTACCGTAATTTATACCGCGACGGTAAAGTGTGCGCGATCGACGACAACCTCGACTGGTCGGCGAACTTCGCCAAGATGCTCGGTTACGACAGCCCGATGTTTACCGAACTGATGAGGCTTTACCTCACCATTCACAGGTACGTAAAACAAAAGATAGCTTTTCATAACGGCCAGGAGCTGCAGTTGCTTTAAAGTTGGTTATAGATAACTGGCAGATGAATAcgatagtaacaatgaactttgaattgtCATTACGTCGCTTATCCACTAGTTAACTACATTgttgagcaactggctccagGGCCATTTGTGGGAGTCATGACTCGTGTTAAAATTGCTCTTTATTCATGAAGCTGGTCTTGAGTTCTTGGATTGGTCAAATGGAACTGAGATGGTCTATTctaagactggttttaaatctaagccatgaccgCAACTGGTCTGCCTGACAGTTGGTTATTTTCAACGCTTCAACCAACCTTCTCTTGATGTTCAAATGTTCCAATAATGTCCACTTCGAATGAGTCTTCAAAAAGGAGCTACAATAACCTTGCCTTACTCTGACATAACCAACTTTCAACTGACTCGGACCGAAGGCGAAAGTGAATTCATTTTCCGATTGCCACGCTGCTATTGAGATAACAATTTCTAATTGCAGCGATCACGAGGGAGGTAACGTCAGCGCACACACCTGCCACCTGGTGGGCTCCGCATTGTCTGACCCGTATTTATCATTCGCTGCCGGTATGAACGGTTTAGCCGGACCACTTCACGGATTAGCCAATCAGGTAGGTCAAATCTTTTACTCGTTGGATTTTTATGAGGTTAAGCTTTAATCGTCTCGGATCCACTAGTTGGATCCTCTATtgtcgcagtagttgatgttcTATTGCATattagtgacacctggtggatcctcattTGCCACTAGTGGAATActctattgccacagtagttgatgtcctacagCACACTGGCGACACCTAGTTGATCCTCATTTGCCACTAGTGGAATCTTCTATTGcaacatttgttgatgtcctactgcacacaaGAGACATCTGGTGGATCCTAACTTGCCATAAGTTGAACCATCCTTTGCTGCAGTAATTTATGTCCtaatgcacactagcgacacctgttGGATCCTCACAAGCTCCAAttgtaattttctatttccaCTTTagtgtatacatgtacatttgtAACAAGTATGTTGTaatatttgtttcttttttgttcGGGTTCTTTAGGAGGTGTTAGTTTGGTTGATGAAGGTTAAAGGGCTAGTCGGCGAAGTCACCGATGAGACGATGAAAGAATTCATCTGGAAGACCCTGAAGAGTGGACAGGTTAGTAGCGATTCAGTATGCAGTTATACCTCGGGTCGTGGCTCATTGGGGCTGTAGGGTGTTTTTGGGTGTTGTAAGACTCCTCGCTAAATGAAGCTTGTTCTTCAAAAACATTGGATATGTCAGAATTTTCGGCACATGCATAAACCAAATCACGCTAGCgtcacctggtggatcctcacttttCACAAGttgaatcctctattgccacagCAGTTGTTGTTGGAACTCTAGTGACACTTGGTGGAACCTAACTCAGAGTGGCCTGGAAATCCTCGAACACTCTAAATCTAGAAGATAACAGTGAAAACTTTgacaaatttcacaaaaaaccTGAAAACTCAGATGGGAATTCAGATAATGTTATTGACCACATTTTCCTAATCAATATGCAATTCAATGAGAAATGAGTAAGTCCATTATTAATCTATTACCAcagcagtagttgatgtcctactgcacactaacGACACCTAGTGGATCACAACTCGGAAGTGGAATCCTTTATACTGCCAGAGTTATGAGAATGGTGCTGCAACATCATCGATAATCGTAAAAAAATCGATAATCGATACTTTTATCGATAATTCGATGTTTTAATCTCGTTACTGCAGGTAGTGCCGGGCTACGGGCACGCCGTGTTGCGTAAGACCGACCCGCGGTACACGTGTCAACGCGAGTTCGCCCTGAAGCACCTGCCCGACGACCCGATGTTCAAGCTCGTGTCGACGATCTACAAACACGCGCCGACCATCCTCACCGAACACGGCAAAGCGAAGAATCCGTGGCCGAACGTCGACGCCCACAGCGGCGTTCTACTTACCGTGAGTATTCCGCGGAGCTCTCCGCAATTTCAGAGGGATCAGAAGCCACCGAGAACTAATAACCAAAGTATTCATCCgtccccttatgacatcatcaaatcaccTGTTGGGGTCATGCGAATGGGTGAAAGTATTCATtaatccccttatgacatcatcaaattagtTCGTGCGATATGGTGAAAGTATTCATCtatccccttatgacatcatcaaatcaccTGCTGATTTCATGCGAATGGGTCGAAAGTTTTCATCGATCCCCttgtgacatcatcaaattagtTCGTGCGATATGGTGAAAGTATTCATCtatccccttatgacatcatcaaatcaccTGCTGATTTCATGTGAATGGGTCGAAAGTTTTCATCGATCCcgttatgacatcatcaaattagtTCGTGCGATATGGTGAAAGTATCtatccccttatgacatcatcaaatcaccTGCTGAGGTCATTTGAACGGGTGAAAGTATTCATCAATCCCCTTACGACAtcaatccccctatgacatcatcaaattagtTCGTGCGATATGATGAAAGTATTCATCtatccccttatgacatcatcaaatcaccTGCTGAGGTCATTTGAGCGGGTGAAAGTATTCATCTATCCCCTATCGACATCATCAAATGTACTTAAAAAACgatatttgacatttttagtACACTTACAAACACTGATcatcaacatttcattttaatcagaaaatgaactaTCAATACCGGACATTAGTCATTTTCAGTCGCGTCATACTCTGTGTTCAATACTTCA is drawn from Tubulanus polymorphus chromosome 10, tnTubPoly1.2, whole genome shotgun sequence and contains these coding sequences:
- the LOC141911660 gene encoding citrate synthase, mitochondrial-like: MALFRAITNQTIHSNKVLLPAITAASRYISSDTCGLKGELSNLIPDHQKKVKEFRAKHGGTKIGDITVDMTYGGMRGMKGLVCETSVLDPEEGIRFRGYSIPECQQLLPKAADGAEPLPEGLFWLLCTGKVPTDEQVKLVSQEWASRASIPQHVVQMLNSFPNNMHPMSQFSAAITALNTESKFAKAYSDGVSKASYWEYAYEDSMDLIAKLPTIAALIYRNLYRDGKVCAIDDNLDWSANFAKMLGYDSPMFTELMRLYLTIHSDHEGGNVSAHTCHLVGSALSDPYLSFAAGMNGLAGPLHGLANQEVLVWLMKVKGLVGEVTDETMKEFIWKTLKSGQVVPGYGHAVLRKTDPRYTCQREFALKHLPDDPMFKLVSTIYKHAPTILTEHGKAKNPWPNVDAHSGVLLTYYGMTEMNYYTVLFGVSRALGCLSSLIWSRALGFPIERPKSMSTDGLMKFVKA